Proteins from one uncultured Anaeromusa sp. genomic window:
- a CDS encoding sensor histidine kinase: protein MNWRDYARDQAGLAACLVCVTIFVAAMTALDNTLHMDSGNVVYMIGVCLFLFLLYWLCDFAVRRRHLRRLQEVLADEEGLADAVMPPLPRPANREQALYHELLQRIFAAQERRYRRLHQERQQQGEFLATWVHDTKMPIAVSRLLLEGAADKAPEELLSSLEEELDRIEAGVERVLYSAKLESFAKDYLIQEVCLEQVLKEAVKRHSRTFIAKRIRLDLRELPGLVLSDRKWLSFILDQILSNALKYTTVGGCIRVFSEGKGRHWRLFLEDNGIGIPAEDVPRIFDRGFTGRNGREFQHATGMGLYLAAQLADKLGHRLEVESKEGEYTRLIIDFSW from the coding sequence ATGAATTGGCGTGATTATGCGCGCGATCAAGCTGGGCTTGCGGCGTGTCTGGTTTGCGTGACTATTTTTGTCGCTGCGATGACGGCGCTTGATAATACGTTGCATATGGATTCTGGGAATGTGGTATATATGATTGGCGTGTGCCTGTTCCTTTTCCTGCTCTACTGGCTGTGTGACTTTGCTGTGCGGCGGCGGCACTTGCGCCGTCTGCAGGAGGTACTGGCGGACGAAGAAGGGCTGGCGGATGCGGTAATGCCGCCGCTGCCGCGGCCGGCCAATCGAGAGCAGGCGCTATATCATGAGCTTTTGCAACGCATTTTTGCGGCGCAGGAGCGTCGTTATCGCCGCTTGCATCAAGAACGGCAGCAGCAGGGAGAATTTCTGGCTACCTGGGTGCATGACACCAAGATGCCGATTGCCGTATCGCGCCTGCTCTTGGAAGGGGCGGCGGATAAAGCGCCGGAAGAGTTACTGTCCAGCTTGGAAGAAGAGCTGGATCGCATTGAAGCCGGCGTGGAAAGGGTGCTCTATTCGGCCAAACTGGAGTCCTTTGCTAAGGACTATTTGATCCAGGAAGTGTGTCTGGAGCAGGTACTCAAAGAAGCCGTGAAGCGTCATTCGCGAACCTTCATCGCCAAGCGGATTCGCCTGGATTTGCGCGAATTGCCGGGGTTGGTGTTAAGTGATCGCAAATGGCTGAGTTTTATTTTGGATCAAATTTTATCCAACGCTCTGAAATATACGACAGTGGGAGGCTGCATCCGCGTGTTTTCCGAGGGCAAAGGCCGTCATTGGCGGCTGTTTTTGGAGGATAACGGCATCGGCATTCCTGCCGAGGATGTGCCGCGCATTTTTGACAGGGGTTTTACTGGCCGCAATGGTCGAGAATTTCAGCATGCTACCGGCATGGGGCTTTATTTGGCGGCGCAGTTGGCGGACAAGCTGGGGCACCGTTTAGAAGTGGAGTCTAAAGAAGGAGAATATACGCGCCTGATTATTGATTTTTCTTGGTAA